A stretch of the Lolium perenne isolate Kyuss_39 chromosome 3, Kyuss_2.0, whole genome shotgun sequence genome encodes the following:
- the LOC127342382 gene encoding cyclic dof factor 2, producing MSDHMDSGIKLFGRVIPLLPEAAQPGSPEAEAPAGFDHPPSPPPESETPALAEAEPQDHKDQHKETEDKGDTEMRVDVPEEKDDIGMKGDELREKNDIDMKVDAPQAKENSETDGPSAFDHKKDDSAQISNSDEKAASEPKDENEKTSNDESGQDKVLKKPDKIIPCPRCNSMDTKFCYYNNYNINQPRHFCKNCQRYWTAGGTMRNVPVGAGRRKSKNSPLHYRQLLMGPDCLMGSRLDISNTLNPEALASLPSIQAQSTSRNETVLKFGPEVPLCESMASALNIEEQHIANAGPVPRGETREDNSCVSSTTTNNGIPASAVHVDKNGAPVYCNGVGPVPQYYLGAPPFMYPWGMGWNNLPVMMPGGSMPESASPSESCSTSPAPWMNSPMMPGSRFPAPAFPYPLVPPALWGCLPSWPATAWNTPWMGTNGCISPSGSSNSSCSGGSPTLGKHSRDSNPLKDDKEEKSLWVPKTLRIDDPDEAAKSSIWATLGIKPGDPGVFKPFQFKGESKGQPADARPARVLQANPAAFSRSQSFMESS from the exons ATGTCGGATCACATGGATTCCGGTATAAAGCTCTTCGGGCGGGTGATCCCGTTGCTCCCTGAGGCTGCGCAGCCTGGGTCGCCGGAAGCGGAGGCGCCGGCCGGCTTCGACcatccgccgtcgccgcctccggAGTCGGAGACACCGGCGTTGGCGGAGGCTGAGCCACAGGATCATAAG GATCAACATAAAGAAACAGAAGACAAAGGTGATACTGAAATGAGGGTTGATGTGCCCGAAGAGAAAGATGATATTGGAATGAAGGGTGATGAACTAAGAGAGAAAAATGACATTGATATGAAGGTTGATGCACCACAAGCGAAAGAAAATTCAGAAACAGATGGTCCATCTGCCTTTGACCACAAGAAAGATGACTCTGCCCAGATAAGCAATTCTGACGAGAAAGCAGCATCAGAACCGAAGGATGAGAATGAGAAGACATCAAATGACGAATCAGGCCAAGATAAGGTGCTTAAGAAGCCAGATAAGATTATACCCTGCCCTAGGTGCAATAGCATGGATACAAAGTTTTGTTATTACAACAACTACAACATCAATCAACCTAGGCACTTCTGTAAGAATTGCCAAAGGTACTGGACTGCAGGGGGGACTATGAGGAATGTACCTGTCGGTGCTGGGAGGCGCAAAAGCAAGAATTCACCGTTGCACTACCGCCAGCTGTTGATGGGCCCTGATTGTTTAATGGGGTCTAGACTGGACATCTCCAACACACTGAATCCAGAAGCCCTCGCGTCTCTGCCTTCTATCCAGGCGCAGTCAACCAGTCGAAATGAAACAGTTCTCAAATTTGGGCCTGAGGTGCCACTTTGTGAATCAATGGCATCTGCGCTGAACATTGAAGAGCAGCATATCGCTAATGCTGGACCTGTACCAAGAGGTGAAACTAGGGAAGATAACTCTTGTGTGTCTTCTACCACAACAAATAACGGGATACCTGCCAGCGCGGTCCACGTTGATAAGAACGGAGCACCTGTTTACTGTAATGGAGTTGGCCCGGTGCCTCAGTATTACCTTGGAGCTCCTCCTTTCATGTACCCTTGGGGCATGGGATGGAACAACCTTCCTGTAATGATGCCAGGTGGAAGTATGCCCGAGTCTGCTTCTCCATCAGAAAGCTGCAGTACAAGTCCAGCTCCATGGATGAACTCTCCCATGATGCCTGGCTCAAGATTTCCTGCACCAGCATTTCCGTATCCTCTTGTTCCGCCTGCCCTCTGGGGTTGCTTACCAAGCTGGCCAGCCACGGCATGGAACACACCTTGGATGGGAACCAACGGGTGCATATCGCCGTCTGGGTCAAGCAACAGCAGCTGTTCAGGTGGGTCTCCTACCTTGGGGAAGCATTCCAGGGACTCCAATCCACTCAAGGACGACAAGGAGGAGAAATCACTGTGGGTTCCCAAGACGCTCCGCATCGATGACCCCGATGAGGCGGCTAAGAGTTCCATATGGGCAACTCTCGGCATCAAACCTGGTGACCCTGGCGTCTTCAAGCCTTTCCAGTTCAAGGGTGAGAGCAAGGGCCAGCCAGCAGACGCACGTCCTGCTCGTGTTCTACAGGCAAACCCCGCAGCGTTTTCTCGATCGCAGTCATTCATGGAGAGTTCTTAA
- the LOC127342383 gene encoding mediator of RNA polymerase II transcription subunit 27, giving the protein MMQQSQAAMAVAAPPPPARAHETVGGDAPPKQVAQAMERLGRAGRIIADIRLGADRLLEALFTAASAPPHSAQQHIERNERVVVEEEVSMHRHFDDLRALGRQLEESGVLNGALKARGNSWGLHMPLVCPDGAVVAYAWKRQLAGQAGASAVDRTRLALKAFTDQKRRFFPHLEDEVLSHLPDDESGIAKRPRLSPGNGELEEKTLSEILKNLENEVPNMKVFTYRRLDWSKRASSLASLMDDDFVDPSKELNLHNMGKSRPGSITTPIDQVAVIELLVPSIFRALVSLHPAGSTDPDAVAFFSPAEGGSYLHARGVSVHHVFKHVTEHADKALQYFVSTEPSKALPLLLRWIADYQTLFTKLCSKCRRLLLMDKSLALLLPPVHRPYHQTSNVGSDHHEAYHIGCSSYDA; this is encoded by the exons ATGATGCAGCAGTCCCAGGCGGCGATGGCGGtggctgcgccgccgccgccggcgcgcgCGCACGAGACGGTGGGCGGGGACGCGCCGCCGAAGCAGGTGGCGCAGGCGATGGAGCGGCTCGGCCGCGCGGGGAGGATCATCGCCGACATCCGGCTCGGCGCGGACCGCCTCCTCGAGGCGCTCTTCACCGCCGCCAGCGCGCCGCCGCACAGCGCCCAGCAGCACATCGAGAGGAACGAGCGCGTCGTAGTCGAGGAGGAGGTCTCCATGCACCGCCACTTCGACGACCTCCGCGCCCTTGGCAG gcaATTGGAAGAGTCTGGAGTTCTAAATGGGGCCCTTAAAGCTCGAGGCAATTCGTGGGGCTTGCATATGCCACTTGTGTGCCCAGATGGCGCTGTTGTGGCATATGCTTGGAAGCGTCAGTTGGCAGGCCAAGCTGGTGCATCAGCTGTTGACAGAACTAG GTTAGCTCTTAAGGCCTTCACTGACCAGAAAAGAAGATTCTTTCCTCACCTGGAAGATGAAGTTCTTAGCCATCTCCCTGATGATGAATCTGGTATTGCTAAGAGGCCACGGTTGTCTCCGGGCAATGGAGAGTTAGAAGAAAAAACTTTGTCTGAGATACTTAAGAATCTCGAAAATGAAGTACCCAACATGAAAGTATTCACATATCGACGTTTGGATTGGTCAAAAAGAGCTTCATCATTAGCATCTCTGATGGATGATGACTTTGTGGATCCATCTAAAGAGTTGAACCTGCATAATATGGGCAAATCAAGACCTGGTTCTATCACCACTCCCATAGATCAGGTTGCAGTAATTGAGTTGCTGGTCCCTTCAATATTCAGAGCTTTAGTGTCATTGCATCCTGCAGGATCTACTGACCCTGATGCTGTTGCATTCTTCTCTCCCGCTGAG GGAGGAAGCTACCTGCATGCAAGAGGCGTGTCTGTGCATCACGTTTTTAAGCATGTGACG GAGCATGCTGACAAGGCATTGCAGTACTTCGTCAGTACTGAGCCCAGTAAAGCACTTCCTCTGTTATTG CGTTGGATTGCTGATTACCAGACTCTATTTACAAAACTCTGCAG TAAATGCCGACGCCTTCTGCTCATGGACAAGTCTTTGGCTTTGCTTCTACCCCCGGTACACCGTCCCTACCACCAGACATCAAACGTGGGTTCAGATCATCATGAGGCCTATCACATTGGATGTTCTTCCTACGATGCCTGA
- the LOC127342384 gene encoding uncharacterized protein isoform X1, whose amino-acid sequence MGFPGGDPPQRPPLPTLIKLGRAITARHVDRLLAVLLRRRWHRLVGALARQALANSLRPTPRTHLLAACALLDSSRPRDAARRLALAGPAPSASRLWDALLRRACAAHGDLRHALELLATSVDDHGAVPSPSTYRAMVLEFCARGDMAGAVKVFDTMTTRGCQVDDGVCSVIVSGFSKAGKAEAGLEFYDRVRKDVSGFEPGLVTLTAVVSLLGREGRIGEVAELVREMERKGVMGDEVFYSSLVHGYMRSGLLMEGLREHRSMLEKGIAADVVNYTSVIDGMCREGSVDKVMGFLDEMERMGTKPNLITYTSLVGGFCKRNRFEDAFSVMRKLEQTGVVVDEYAYSILIGGLCKKGDLDKAFSLLGEMEGKGIKVGNVTYNSVINGLCKAGQTTKAVEISEAVTGDNFTYSTLLHGYIMEEDTIGVMEIQDRLESSGIALDVVTCNVLIKALFMIKKVDDACSLFHRMRDMGLSPNTVTYHTIIDMLCKHGEFDRAVGLFDEYNKETPFSSTVVHNGLIGALCNAGRVIIAEQIFDDLIHKKLRPDSCTYIKLIHANFKEGGEQGVLNFIGKVGELDMDLFSSVCSYACSFLSTRDCCQAALDVYKIIRTQFFAVSSKTFYKLLKSLLRNGNEQVIQPLLSEFIKIHGLHEPRVINMLSCHLSKKGVGEAIRFSSYMNNGGVPVSVLRGAVYALKKEGEILDAYNFLKEAQQSGFPVDLAMYSIVVEGLCRGGNLEMALDVCGSMKKEGVHPTIIIHNSVLSGLCQHGCFTEAFRLFDYLERSNIVPTMITYAILIGALCREGFLDDAYKFFQKMSNNGIRPTTHVYNLLISGYCNYGLTEKALELLSHFEEPFLLPDAFTLGAVISGHCLKGDTEAALSFFNEYHRKEMVPDFVGFMSLVKGLYAKGRIEESRGILREMFQCKQVVELINIAGDEVQTDSLVGLLSSACEEGRIDEVVTILSEVRLMSVSSSDSHNCNMLAHLKKPKKIDDACDPRTDSDQVLNSVAFDVSGNGLDGSSESTLKPMTERIDNLCISSDDTDIDNANLLGKSFYDDFDTYYPAIASLCSKGELLKANKAIEAMIRNSGYVCNKDQMN is encoded by the exons ATGGGCTTCCCCGGCGGCGACCCCCCTCAGCGGCCGCCGCTGCCTACGCTCATCAAGCTTGGCCGCGCGATCACCGCGCGCCACGTGGACCGGCTcctcgccgtgctcctccgccgccgctggcACCGTCTCGTCGGCGCGCTCGCCCGCCAGGCGCTCGCCAACTCCCTGCGCCCCACCCCGCGCACCCACCTCCTCGCCGCCTGCGCGCTGCTGGACTCCTCCCGCCCGCGCGACGCCGCTCGGCGTCTCGCGCTCGCCGGGCCGGCCCCCTCCGCGTCTCGCCTCTGGGACGCGCTGCTCCGCCGAGCCTGCGCTGCGCACGGGGACCTGCGCCACGCGCTGGAGCTGCTCGCCACTAGCGTAGATGACCACGGAGCCGTGCCGTCCCCGTCCACGTACCGTGCGATGGTGTTGGAGTTCTGTGCCCGCGGGGACATGGCCGGGGCGGTCAAGGTGTTCGATACAATGACCACGAGAGGGTGTCAGGTGGACGATGGCGTTTGCAGCGTGATCGTTTCTGGTTTCTCCAAGGCTGGAAAGGCTGAGGCTGGGTTGGAGTTCTACGACAGGGTGAGGAAGGATGTCAGCGGGTTTGAGCCAGGCCTGGTGACGCTGACTGCTGTTGTCAGTTTGCTTGGGAGGGAGGGGAGGATTGGTGAGGTGGCAGAGCTGGTAAGGGAAATGGAACGGAAGGGGGTGATGGGTGATGAAGTGTTCTACAGCAGCTTAGTTCATGGATACATGAGGAGTGGCCTGCTGATGGAAGGGCTCCGGGAGCATCGTTCTATGTTAGAGAAGGGCATTGCAGCTGATGTGGTTAATTACACTAGTGTTATTGATGGGATGTGTAGAGAAGGCAGTGTGGATAAAGTGATGGGGTTCTTAGATGAGATGGAGCGAATGGGTACTAAGCCGAATTTGATCACTTATACCTCACTTGTTGGTGGTTTCTGCAAGAGGAACAGGTTTGAAGATGCCTTTTCCGTAATGAGGAAACTGGAGCAAACAGGTGTAGTGGTGGACGAGTATGCATATTCGATTTTGATTGGTGGATTGTGCAAAAAGGGAGATTTGGATAAGGCTTTCTCTTTGCTTGGAGAGATGGAGGGCAAGGGGATAAAAGTTGGGAATGTGACATACAATTCTGTAATAAACGGTTTGTGTAAGGCTGGTCAGACTACCAAGGCTGTTGAAATCTCCGAAGCTGTTACTGGTGATAATTTCACATACAGCACGCTGTTACATGGTTACATTATGGAAGAGGATACTATTGGTGTTATGGAAATACAGGATAGGCTTGAGAGTAGCGGGATTGCACTTGATGTTGTCACATGCAATGTACTTATCAAAGCATTATTTATGATCAAGAAGGTGGATGATGCTTGCAGCTTGTTTCACAGAATGCGTGATATGGGCTTAAGCCCTAATACCGTCACCTATCATACGATCATAGACATGCTGTGTAAACATGGAGAATTTGATAGGGCAGTTGGGTTGTTTGATGAGTACAACAAAGAAACACCATTCTCCAGTACTGTTGTTCACAATGGCCTGATTGGAGCACTATGCAATGCAGGAAGGGTCATCATTGCTGAGCAAATCTTTGATGATCTTATTCATAAAAAACTAAGGCCTGATTCTTGTACTTACATAAAGTTGATTCATGCAAACTTTAAAGAAGGTGGTGAACAAGGTGTGCTGAATTTCATTGGTAAGGTGGGTGAATTAGATATGGACTTGTTTTCATCGGTTTGCAGTTACGCTTGTAGTTTCTTAAGCACCAGGGATTGTTGTCAAGCAGCATTGGATGTCTACAAGATAATCAGAACACAATTCTTTGCTGTATCTAGCAAAACATTCTACAAGCTACTCAAGAGCTTACTCCGAAATGGAAATGAACAGGTCATACAACCATTGTTGAGTGAGTTCATTAAGATTCATGGCCTGCACGAACCTAGAGTGATTAATATGCTGTCTTGTCACCTCAGCAAGAAGGGTGTTGGTGAGGCTATTCGGTTTTCAAGTTACATGAACAATGGCGGTGTTCCTGTCAGTGTTCTAAGGGGAGCTGTCTATGCACTTAAGAAAGAAGGTGAAATACTGGATGCATATAACTTCCTGAAGGAAGCTCAACAAAGTGGTTTTCCGGTGGATCTAGCCATGTATTCCATAGTAGTGGAAGGCCTTTGTAGAGGTGGTAATCTTGAAATGGCGTTAGACGTCTGTGGAAGCATGAAAAAAGAGGGGGTTCATCCAACCATTATCATTCATAACTCAGTTCTCAGTGGTTTGTGCCAGCATGGATGCTTTACCGAAGCATTCAGGCTCTTTGACTACTTAGAAAGAAGCAACATTGTTCCAACGATGATCACGTATGCTATACTTATAGGCGCTTTGTGCAGAGAGGGTTTCTTGGATGATGCATATAAATTTTTTCAGAAAATGTCCAACAATGGTATCAGACCCACTACCCATGTTTACAACCTGCTGATAAGTGGTTACTGTAACTATGGGTTAACTGAAAAGGCACTTGAGCTTTTGTCTCATTTCGAGGAACCTTTTCTACTTCCAGATGCTTTTACGCTTGGTGCAGTTATCAGCGGGCACTGTCTGAAAGGTGACACTGAAGCTGCATTAAGCTTCTTCAATGAATACCATCGTAAGGAGATGGTCCCAGATTTTGTTGGTTTCATGAGCCTTGTAAAAGGACTCTATGCAAAAGGAAGGATTGAAGAATCCAGGGGCATCCTGAGGGAGATGTTTCAGTGCAAACAAGTTGTGGAGCTAATAAACATCGCTGGAGATGAGGTCCAGACCGACTCTTTAGTTGGTCTTCTGTCTTCCGCATGCGAGGAAGGAAGGATTGATGAGGTTGTAACTATCCTCAGTGAAGTGAGACTCATGTCTGTATCCTCTTCAGATTCTCATAATTGTAATATGCTTGCTCACCTCAAGAAGCCGAAGAAAATTGATGATGCATGCGATCCCAGAACCGATTCAGACCAAGTTTTAAATTCAGTTGCTTTTGATGTTTCTGGTAATGGCCTTGATGGAAGTTCTGAAAGCACATTGAAGCCCATGACAGAGAGAATTGATAATTTGTGCATATCAAGTGATGATACTGATATTGACAATGCTAATTTGTTAGGGAAGTCTTTTTATGACGACTTTGACACATATTATCCTGCTATTGCTTCACTATGCTCGAAAGGGGAGCTTCTCAAGGCCAATAAGGCAATTGAAGCAATGATTCGGAATTCGGGATATGTTTG CAATAAAGACCAAATGAATTGA
- the LOC127342384 gene encoding uncharacterized protein isoform X2, whose amino-acid sequence MGFPGGDPPQRPPLPTLIKLGRAITARHVDRLLAVLLRRRWHRLVGALARQALANSLRPTPRTHLLAACALLDSSRPRDAARRLALAGPAPSASRLWDALLRRACAAHGDLRHALELLATSVDDHGAVPSPSTYRAMVLEFCARGDMAGAVKVFDTMTTRGCQVDDGVCSVIVSGFSKAGKAEAGLEFYDRVRKDVSGFEPGLVTLTAVVSLLGREGRIGEVAELVREMERKGVMGDEVFYSSLVHGYMRSGLLMEGLREHRSMLEKGIAADVVNYTSVIDGMCREGSVDKVMGFLDEMERMGTKPNLITYTSLVGGFCKRNRFEDAFSVMRKLEQTGVVVDEYAYSILIGGLCKKGDLDKAFSLLGEMEGKGIKVGNVTYNSVINGLCKAGQTTKAVEISEAVTGDNFTYSTLLHGYIMEEDTIGVMEIQDRLESSGIALDVVTCNVLIKALFMIKKVDDACSLFHRMRDMGLSPNTVTYHTIIDMLCKHGEFDRAVGLFDEYNKETPFSSTVVHNGLIGALCNAGRVIIAEQIFDDLIHKKLRPDSCTYIKLIHANFKEGGEQGVLNFIGKVGELDMDLFSSVCSYACSFLSTRDCCQAALDVYKIIRTQFFAVSSKTFYKLLKSLLRNGNEQVIQPLLSEFIKIHGLHEPRVINMLSCHLSKKGVGEAIRFSSYMNNGGVPVSVLRGAVYALKKEGEILDAYNFLKEAQQSGFPVDLAMYSIVVEGLCRGGNLEMALDVCGSMKKEGVHPTIIIHNSVLSGLCQHGCFTEAFRLFDYLERSNIVPTMITYAILIGALCREGFLDDAYKFFQKMSNNGIRPTTHVYNLLISGYCNYGLTEKALELLSHFEEPFLLPDAFTLGAVISGHCLKGDTEAALSFFNEYHRKEMVPDFVGFMSLVKGLYAKGRIEESRGILREMFQCKQVVELINIAGDEVQTDSLVGLLSSACEEGRIDEVVTILSEVRLMSVSSSDSHNCNMLAHLKKPKKIDDACDPRTDSDQVLNSVAFDVSGNGLDGSSESTLKPMTERIDNLCISSDDTDIDNANLLGKSFYDDFDTYYPAIASLCSKGELLKANKAIEAMIRNSGYVW is encoded by the coding sequence ATGGGCTTCCCCGGCGGCGACCCCCCTCAGCGGCCGCCGCTGCCTACGCTCATCAAGCTTGGCCGCGCGATCACCGCGCGCCACGTGGACCGGCTcctcgccgtgctcctccgccgccgctggcACCGTCTCGTCGGCGCGCTCGCCCGCCAGGCGCTCGCCAACTCCCTGCGCCCCACCCCGCGCACCCACCTCCTCGCCGCCTGCGCGCTGCTGGACTCCTCCCGCCCGCGCGACGCCGCTCGGCGTCTCGCGCTCGCCGGGCCGGCCCCCTCCGCGTCTCGCCTCTGGGACGCGCTGCTCCGCCGAGCCTGCGCTGCGCACGGGGACCTGCGCCACGCGCTGGAGCTGCTCGCCACTAGCGTAGATGACCACGGAGCCGTGCCGTCCCCGTCCACGTACCGTGCGATGGTGTTGGAGTTCTGTGCCCGCGGGGACATGGCCGGGGCGGTCAAGGTGTTCGATACAATGACCACGAGAGGGTGTCAGGTGGACGATGGCGTTTGCAGCGTGATCGTTTCTGGTTTCTCCAAGGCTGGAAAGGCTGAGGCTGGGTTGGAGTTCTACGACAGGGTGAGGAAGGATGTCAGCGGGTTTGAGCCAGGCCTGGTGACGCTGACTGCTGTTGTCAGTTTGCTTGGGAGGGAGGGGAGGATTGGTGAGGTGGCAGAGCTGGTAAGGGAAATGGAACGGAAGGGGGTGATGGGTGATGAAGTGTTCTACAGCAGCTTAGTTCATGGATACATGAGGAGTGGCCTGCTGATGGAAGGGCTCCGGGAGCATCGTTCTATGTTAGAGAAGGGCATTGCAGCTGATGTGGTTAATTACACTAGTGTTATTGATGGGATGTGTAGAGAAGGCAGTGTGGATAAAGTGATGGGGTTCTTAGATGAGATGGAGCGAATGGGTACTAAGCCGAATTTGATCACTTATACCTCACTTGTTGGTGGTTTCTGCAAGAGGAACAGGTTTGAAGATGCCTTTTCCGTAATGAGGAAACTGGAGCAAACAGGTGTAGTGGTGGACGAGTATGCATATTCGATTTTGATTGGTGGATTGTGCAAAAAGGGAGATTTGGATAAGGCTTTCTCTTTGCTTGGAGAGATGGAGGGCAAGGGGATAAAAGTTGGGAATGTGACATACAATTCTGTAATAAACGGTTTGTGTAAGGCTGGTCAGACTACCAAGGCTGTTGAAATCTCCGAAGCTGTTACTGGTGATAATTTCACATACAGCACGCTGTTACATGGTTACATTATGGAAGAGGATACTATTGGTGTTATGGAAATACAGGATAGGCTTGAGAGTAGCGGGATTGCACTTGATGTTGTCACATGCAATGTACTTATCAAAGCATTATTTATGATCAAGAAGGTGGATGATGCTTGCAGCTTGTTTCACAGAATGCGTGATATGGGCTTAAGCCCTAATACCGTCACCTATCATACGATCATAGACATGCTGTGTAAACATGGAGAATTTGATAGGGCAGTTGGGTTGTTTGATGAGTACAACAAAGAAACACCATTCTCCAGTACTGTTGTTCACAATGGCCTGATTGGAGCACTATGCAATGCAGGAAGGGTCATCATTGCTGAGCAAATCTTTGATGATCTTATTCATAAAAAACTAAGGCCTGATTCTTGTACTTACATAAAGTTGATTCATGCAAACTTTAAAGAAGGTGGTGAACAAGGTGTGCTGAATTTCATTGGTAAGGTGGGTGAATTAGATATGGACTTGTTTTCATCGGTTTGCAGTTACGCTTGTAGTTTCTTAAGCACCAGGGATTGTTGTCAAGCAGCATTGGATGTCTACAAGATAATCAGAACACAATTCTTTGCTGTATCTAGCAAAACATTCTACAAGCTACTCAAGAGCTTACTCCGAAATGGAAATGAACAGGTCATACAACCATTGTTGAGTGAGTTCATTAAGATTCATGGCCTGCACGAACCTAGAGTGATTAATATGCTGTCTTGTCACCTCAGCAAGAAGGGTGTTGGTGAGGCTATTCGGTTTTCAAGTTACATGAACAATGGCGGTGTTCCTGTCAGTGTTCTAAGGGGAGCTGTCTATGCACTTAAGAAAGAAGGTGAAATACTGGATGCATATAACTTCCTGAAGGAAGCTCAACAAAGTGGTTTTCCGGTGGATCTAGCCATGTATTCCATAGTAGTGGAAGGCCTTTGTAGAGGTGGTAATCTTGAAATGGCGTTAGACGTCTGTGGAAGCATGAAAAAAGAGGGGGTTCATCCAACCATTATCATTCATAACTCAGTTCTCAGTGGTTTGTGCCAGCATGGATGCTTTACCGAAGCATTCAGGCTCTTTGACTACTTAGAAAGAAGCAACATTGTTCCAACGATGATCACGTATGCTATACTTATAGGCGCTTTGTGCAGAGAGGGTTTCTTGGATGATGCATATAAATTTTTTCAGAAAATGTCCAACAATGGTATCAGACCCACTACCCATGTTTACAACCTGCTGATAAGTGGTTACTGTAACTATGGGTTAACTGAAAAGGCACTTGAGCTTTTGTCTCATTTCGAGGAACCTTTTCTACTTCCAGATGCTTTTACGCTTGGTGCAGTTATCAGCGGGCACTGTCTGAAAGGTGACACTGAAGCTGCATTAAGCTTCTTCAATGAATACCATCGTAAGGAGATGGTCCCAGATTTTGTTGGTTTCATGAGCCTTGTAAAAGGACTCTATGCAAAAGGAAGGATTGAAGAATCCAGGGGCATCCTGAGGGAGATGTTTCAGTGCAAACAAGTTGTGGAGCTAATAAACATCGCTGGAGATGAGGTCCAGACCGACTCTTTAGTTGGTCTTCTGTCTTCCGCATGCGAGGAAGGAAGGATTGATGAGGTTGTAACTATCCTCAGTGAAGTGAGACTCATGTCTGTATCCTCTTCAGATTCTCATAATTGTAATATGCTTGCTCACCTCAAGAAGCCGAAGAAAATTGATGATGCATGCGATCCCAGAACCGATTCAGACCAAGTTTTAAATTCAGTTGCTTTTGATGTTTCTGGTAATGGCCTTGATGGAAGTTCTGAAAGCACATTGAAGCCCATGACAGAGAGAATTGATAATTTGTGCATATCAAGTGATGATACTGATATTGACAATGCTAATTTGTTAGGGAAGTCTTTTTATGACGACTTTGACACATATTATCCTGCTATTGCTTCACTATGCTCGAAAGGGGAGCTTCTCAAGGCCAATAAGGCAATTGAAGCAATGATTCGGAATTCGGGATATGTTTGGTAA